In Sphingomonas sp. SORGH_AS_0950, the following are encoded in one genomic region:
- the argB gene encoding acetylglutamate kinase has product MTNHDPDAALLAKAETLTEALPYLQRYAGKTFVVKYGGHAMGDPERQRDFAEDMVLLKAVGINPVVVHGGGPQIGAMLKRLGVESQFVNGLRVTDKETAQIAEMVLAGSINKEIVSWISAAGGRAVGISGKDAGLVIAEKVQGREADPLKGIERHVDLGFVGEPVAVDPRLIESLCADGIIPVIAPVGIGLDGHTYNINADTMAGAIAARLGASRFFLLTDVAGVLDKQGELMTDLNPARIAELRSDGTISGGMIPKLETCVSAVEAGVDAAVILDGRVPHGMLLEIFTKQGAGTLVRR; this is encoded by the coding sequence ATGACCAACCACGATCCCGACGCCGCCCTGCTTGCCAAGGCCGAGACGCTGACCGAGGCGCTGCCCTATCTCCAGCGTTATGCGGGCAAGACCTTCGTGGTGAAATATGGCGGCCACGCCATGGGCGACCCCGAGCGGCAGCGGGATTTCGCCGAGGACATGGTCCTGCTGAAGGCGGTCGGGATCAACCCGGTGGTCGTGCATGGCGGCGGGCCGCAGATCGGCGCGATGCTCAAGCGCCTCGGCGTCGAGTCGCAGTTCGTCAACGGCCTGCGCGTGACCGACAAGGAAACCGCGCAGATCGCCGAGATGGTGCTGGCGGGATCGATCAACAAGGAAATCGTCAGCTGGATCTCCGCCGCCGGGGGCCGCGCGGTCGGCATCTCGGGCAAGGACGCCGGGCTCGTTATCGCCGAGAAGGTGCAGGGGCGCGAGGCCGATCCGCTGAAGGGGATCGAGCGGCATGTCGATCTGGGCTTTGTCGGGGAGCCGGTCGCGGTCGACCCGCGCCTGATCGAGAGCCTGTGCGCCGACGGGATCATCCCGGTCATCGCGCCGGTCGGTATCGGGCTGGACGGCCATACCTATAACATCAACGCCGACACCATGGCGGGCGCGATCGCCGCGCGGCTGGGCGCGTCGCGCTTCTTCCTGCTGACCGATGTCGCGGGCGTGCTCGACAAGCAGGGCGAGCTGATGACCGACCTGAACCCGGCACGGATCGCCGAGCTGCGTAGCGACGGGACGATTTCGGGGGGGATGATCCCCAAGCTGGAGACCTGCGTCTCGGCGGTCGAGGCCGGGGTGGACGCGGCGGTGATCCTGGACGGGCGCGTGCCGCACGGGATGCTGTTGGAGATCTTCACCAAGCAGGGTGCGGGGACGTTAGTGCGCCGGTGA
- a CDS encoding DUF1674 domain-containing protein codes for MGQRPDHVKPPAYLSQNTPVPQPEAKPEPQDDPLGKNPVRYGDWELKGVAVDF; via the coding sequence ATGGGCCAGCGCCCCGACCATGTGAAGCCGCCCGCCTATCTGTCGCAGAATACCCCGGTGCCGCAGCCCGAGGCCAAGCCCGAGCCGCAGGACGACCCGTTGGGGAAGAATCCGGTGCGATACGGGGATTGGGAATTGAAGGGGGTGGCGGTCGATTTTTGA
- a CDS encoding RsmB/NOP family class I SAM-dependent RNA methyltransferase: MTRPPQSPSRPGRPDRRGPPKGGDRRGGPQRPSEPLGTATRRAAIRLLDAVLRRGEPLEAALASATRALAGGPDRGLAHAIAAETLRRLPDLDALIDSATKQRLPDDAKARFALRIALVQVLALGTPPHAAIATVLPLVDGGPRKLVHGVFSTITKSGVLLPEIPALPPATEERWEANWGEDMVEAAAHAIAAPPPLDLTLADPSATAQWVEKLGGVSLLSGHVRLPSGNLVMELQGFDEGAWWVQDLAASIPARLLGQGPGHVLDLCAAPGGKTLQLAAAGWTVTAIDQSESRLARLAENLERTGQSAEVVTADLREWSPKGQVDAILVDAPCSASGIFRRHPDVLYRVRPAIIAEMAELQRVILARAADWLKPGGTMVYATCSLEPEEGERQIAAFLAERPDYALSPIAGEWPGITDQGTIRTLPTMLAREGRLDGFFIARLQRKG, translated from the coding sequence GTGACACGCCCCCCCCAATCGCCTTCGCGCCCCGGCCGCCCCGATCGTCGCGGGCCGCCCAAGGGCGGTGACCGGCGCGGGGGACCGCAGCGCCCCTCCGAGCCGCTGGGCACCGCCACCCGCCGCGCCGCCATCCGTCTGCTCGATGCGGTGCTGCGCCGGGGCGAACCGCTGGAGGCCGCGCTCGCCTCGGCCACCCGTGCGCTGGCGGGCGGACCGGATCGGGGCCTGGCGCATGCCATCGCGGCGGAGACGCTGCGCCGCCTGCCCGATCTGGACGCGCTGATCGACTCGGCGACGAAGCAGCGGCTGCCCGACGATGCCAAGGCGCGTTTCGCGCTGCGCATCGCGCTGGTCCAGGTGCTGGCGCTGGGCACGCCGCCGCATGCCGCGATCGCGACTGTGCTGCCGCTGGTCGATGGCGGCCCGCGCAAGCTGGTCCACGGCGTTTTCAGCACCATCACCAAGAGCGGCGTGCTGCTCCCCGAAATCCCCGCGCTGCCGCCCGCGACCGAGGAACGCTGGGAGGCGAATTGGGGGGAGGACATGGTCGAGGCCGCCGCCCACGCCATCGCCGCCCCGCCGCCGCTCGACCTGACGCTGGCCGATCCGTCCGCGACCGCGCAGTGGGTGGAAAAGCTGGGCGGGGTCAGCCTGTTGTCGGGTCATGTCCGCCTGCCCTCGGGCAATTTGGTGATGGAATTGCAGGGCTTTGACGAGGGCGCCTGGTGGGTGCAGGACCTCGCCGCCTCGATCCCCGCGCGACTATTGGGGCAGGGGCCGGGCCATGTGCTCGACCTGTGCGCCGCGCCGGGGGGCAAGACGCTGCAGCTCGCCGCCGCCGGTTGGACCGTCACCGCGATCGACCAGTCCGAATCGCGGCTCGCCCGCCTGGCCGAGAATCTCGAGCGCACCGGCCAGTCGGCCGAGGTCGTCACCGCCGACCTGCGCGAATGGAGCCCGAAGGGGCAGGTCGACGCGATCCTGGTCGATGCGCCATGCAGCGCCAGCGGTATCTTCCGCCGTCACCCCGACGTCCTCTACCGCGTCCGCCCCGCGATCATCGCCGAGATGGCGGAGTTGCAGCGGGTGATCCTGGCCCGCGCCGCCGACTGGCTGAAACCCGGCGGGACGATGGTCTATGCCACCTGCTCGCTGGAGCCCGAGGAGGGCGAGCGCCAGATCGCGGCGTTCCTGGCCGAGCGGCCCGATTACGCGCTGTCGCCGATCGCGGGCGAATGGCCGGGGATCACCGACCAGGGCACGATCCGCACCCTGCCGACGATGCTCGCAAGGGAAGGGCGGCTCGACGGGTTCTTCATCGCGCGGCTGCAACGCAAAGGCTGA
- the rpe gene encoding ribulose-phosphate 3-epimerase, with amino-acid sequence MLPVRIAPSILSADFAKLGDEVRAIDAAGADWIHIDVMDGHFVPNITIGPAVVKALRPHTDKPFDVHLMISPIDAYLDAFAEAGADTITVHPEAGPHIHRTIQHIKGLGKRAGVVLNPATPAKMLDYLIDMVDLVLVMSVNPGFGGQSFIESQLKKIAAIRKMIEHSGRAIDLEVDGGVDPAWAKRCIEAGADALVAGTAAFRGGPDHYAANIAALRG; translated from the coding sequence ATGCTCCCCGTCCGTATCGCACCCTCCATCCTGTCCGCCGATTTCGCCAAATTGGGCGACGAAGTCCGGGCCATCGACGCCGCGGGCGCCGACTGGATCCATATCGATGTGATGGACGGGCATTTCGTGCCCAACATCACCATCGGCCCGGCGGTGGTGAAGGCGCTGCGCCCGCATACGGACAAGCCGTTCGACGTGCATCTGATGATCTCGCCGATCGACGCCTATCTGGACGCCTTTGCCGAGGCGGGGGCGGACACCATCACCGTCCATCCGGAGGCGGGGCCGCACATCCACCGCACGATCCAGCATATCAAGGGGCTGGGCAAGCGCGCCGGGGTCGTGCTGAACCCCGCCACGCCCGCCAAGATGCTGGATTATCTGATCGACATGGTCGACCTGGTCCTCGTCATGAGCGTGAACCCCGGTTTCGGCGGCCAGAGCTTCATCGAAAGCCAGCTCAAGAAGATCGCGGCGATCCGCAAGATGATCGAGCATTCGGGCCGCGCCATCGATCTGGAGGTCGATGGCGGCGTCGATCCGGCCTGGGCGAAGCGCTGTATCGAGGCGGGGGCCGATGCGCTGGTCGCGGGAACGGCGGCCTTCCGGGGCGGTCCCGACCACTACGCCGCCAATATCGCCGCCCTGCGCGGTTGA